A genomic segment from Vespula pensylvanica isolate Volc-1 chromosome 25, ASM1446617v1, whole genome shotgun sequence encodes:
- the LOC122637342 gene encoding uncharacterized protein LOC122637342 isoform X3 produces the protein MDGTLEEPPVKDSSQNNSDKVSKDMVIPNGVNGKYSTEKEEYPDSDSVKTSSNETISKRIEEGEGEGEGDGDGDGDGDGDGEEEEDEDEDEEEDVMERRHFEHEERGIQSEDSEQNESRKNRSKGGCLYESRNDSIVSESSDGVSEMNDTSEVSRNEDKCRNTSREAMDVDEQSNNSDVECLDESITRVRMDNDDVFTLKKSNINEDKDLSCSSNVQESNDSAEIVESSMDTSDVKICEENGSCDSPEIEEITDSAKNNNGLNTTQERTIKDPTKQKKQRKQIDLSSITPRRSSRNIKRTSYIEREVEEEAEDDGSDIEEIKPEDPLAGIDSKDKENSKLKSPSKNSKTTIVVNDTKRLVEIAAGSKSVKGGKKEPTLVIIDTNSILSGRGGLPVGNNKPHHTVSNTSSFSVVPMNMTTQTMYPNMRTTITPVPMTSKTAQLSPKPSSMTTVTPPMPPILPTLTDDMFVVEAPSFIVPYVYEKPPLKPLKEFVSKLEKSIEEKQKEEILKKMTEDKDNQDINEDSMDMNKKVDSRNQESENDGSLRSKKDGDDSGGDIIDAMESGISNISDKHDIRQDDRNKVVTYFDLPLGKFFMQIGVNLVQEYVQTDLLRTQKRKQGKGSTSAETQLAINSLIKNLEFSKENNEPFHLEMKKCEFCSFKTESTLVMQHHLETPHMRNYVYKCNFCPMEVRSPHDILFHMEAEHNTRGRLERGPAFHQCPNCPFEDNQKGKLTRHILACSKKFRPERNLEPAADWEPPAKIPRLNRARPVGPTNPNALAMAMSAKGPQPLLPKLLPAPITGRGRGRPPMQPRYSDMKALRPGGTTMRQDNVAGMMYRPTSSGLLVPASYQFGSNQLFQVVGGSGTVMSAVSGVSSSSGSSSGQPTPIALVPNVIDSLSRLSSSQNTTASTKNPTAKLLSQPSISITPLPRTTSQTSIPGSGTSSKSGGKNTFVICEICDGYIKDLEQLRNHMQWIHKVKIHPKMIYNRPPLNCQKCQFRFFTDQGLERHLLGSHGLVTSSMQEAANRGKDAGRCPACGRVYQWKLLNHVARDHGMTLKPAHLSYKCTVCTATFGMYKQFENHVYSAHSVVAKRVMDKKNTPSSPSSRSNDSLLKPLKINDEITIIPQPAKPTTRSGTSQGRSK, from the exons ATGGACGGGACGTTGGAAGAACCTCCTGTTAAGGACTCTTCTCAGAACAATTCTGACAAAGTGTCAAAAG ACATGGTCATTCCAAATGGTGTCAATGGAAAGTATAGtactgaaaaagaagaatatccAGATTCTGACAGTGTCAAAACTTCATCGAACGAGACTATTAGTAAACGGATAGAAGAAGGGGAAGGGGAAGGGGAAGGGGATGGGGATGGGGATGGGGATGGGGATGGGGAtggggaagaggaagaagatgaagatgaggacgaagaggaagatgtTATGGAAAGAAGACACTTTGAGCACGAAGAAAGGGGTATACAATCGGAAGATAGTGAGCAAAATGAATCGAGAAAGAATAGGAGTAAGGGGGGTTGCTTATACGAGTCAAGAAATGACTCCATAGTTTCAGAATCTTCCGATGGTGTCAGTGAGATGAACGATACTAGTGAAGTGTCTAGAAATGAAGATAAGTGTAGAAACACATCTCGTGAAGCTATGGATGTTGATGAACAGAGTAATAACTCTGACGTAGAATGTTTGGATGAAAGTATCACAAGAGTACGAATGGATAATGACGATGTGTTCactttaaaaaaatctaacaTAAACGAGGATAAAGATTTGTCATGTAGTAGTAATGTTCAAGAATCTAATGATTCTGCTGAAATTGTGGAAAGCAGTATGGATACATCGGATGTGAAAATATGCGAAGAAAATGGTAGCTGCGATAGTCCAGAAATAGAGGAGATAACGGATAGTGCAAAGAATAATAATGGTCTTAACACGACTCAAGAACGTACTATAAAAGATCCcactaaacaaaaaaaacagagaaaacaaATAGATCTTAGTAGTATTACACCTAGAAGAAGTTCtcgtaatattaaaagaacaaGTTATATTGAAAGAGAAgttgaagaagaagcagaagatgATGGTTCTGATATAGAGGAAATTAAACCTGAAGATCCACTAGCTGGGATAGAtagtaaagataaagagaattcTAAACTAAAGTCACCGTCGAAAAATAGTAAAACCACTATTGTGGTCAATGATACTAAACGCTTAGTAGAAATTGCTGCTGGAAGTAAGTCCGTCAAAGGTGGCAAGAAAGAACCTACGTTAGTTATAATAGACACAAACTCCATACTTTCAGGCCGCGGTGGCCTTCCTGTTGGTAACAATAAGCCACATCATACGGTTTCTAATACCAGTTCTTTCTCAGTTGTACCAATGAATATGACTACACAAACGATGTATCCAAATATGAGAACAACTATTACACCTGTACCCATGACATCTAAAACTGCACAATTAAGTCCTAAACCAAGTAGCATGACTACAGTGACTCCTCCAATGCCACCGATACTACCAACTTTAACTGATGACATGTTTGTCGTGGAAGCACCATCATTTATAGTACcttatgtatatgaaaaacCTCCATTAAAACCATTGAAAGAATTTGTttctaaattagaaaaaagcatagaagaaaaacaaaaggaagagatattaaaaaagatgacagaagataaagataatcaAGATATTAATGAAGATTCAATGGacatgaataaaaaagtagataGCAGAAATCAAGAAAGTGAAAATGATGGAAGTTTGAGGTCTAAAAAGGATGGAGATGATAGTGGAGGTGATATAATAGATGCAATGGAATCAGGTATTTCAAATATAAGTGACAAACATGATATCAGGCAAGATGATAGGAATAAAGTAGTAACTTACTTTGATTTACCATTGGGAAAATTTTTTATGCAAATTGGAGTAAATCTTGTTCAAGAATATGTGCAAACTGATCTATTACGGACTCAAAAACGTAAACAGGGCAAAGGTAGCACATCTGCGGAGACACAATTAGCTATAAATTCACTCATCAAGAATTTAGAATTTAGTAAGGAAAATAATGAACCATTCCacttagaaatgaaaaaatgtgaATTCTGTAGTTTTAAAACGGAGTCTACATTAGTAATGCAGCATCACTTAGAAACTCCTCATATGCGCAATTATGTCTACAAATGTAATTTTTGTCCAATGGAAGTTCGTAGTCCTCATGATATATTATTCCATATGGAAGCAGAACATAATACTCGTGGACGATTGGAACGTGGTCCAGCTTTTCATCAATGTCCAAATTGTCCATTTGAAGATAACCAAAAAGGCAAACTTACACGGCACATTCTTGCTTGCTCTAAAAAATTTAGACCAGAACGGAATTTGGAACCTGCCGCTGATTGGGAACCACCGGCGAAGATTCCAAGATTAAATCGTGCACGTCCAGTTGGGCCGACTAATCCTAATGCTCTCGCTATGGCTATGAGTGCCAAAGGTCCACAACCACTTTTACCGAAACTACTTCCAGCACCGATCACAGGTCGTGGAAGAGGACGCCCACCAATGCAGCCTAGATATTCGGATATGAAAGCATTACGACCTGGTGGTACTACGATGCGGCAAG ATAATGTTGCAGGCATGATGTATCGACCAACATCTTCTGGCCTATTAGTTCCCGCTTCGTACCAATTTGGTAGTAATCAATTATTTCAg GTGGTGGGTGGCTCTGGGACTGTCATGTCGGCTGTCTCGGGAGTGAGTAGCAGTAGCGGCAGCAGTTCCGGTCAACCCACACCCATTGCACTTGTACCCAACGTAATCGACTCTCTGTCTAGGTTGTCCTCATCACAG aacACAACGGCCAGTACAAAAAATCCTACAGCAAAGTTGTTAAGTCAACCGAGTATATCTATAACTCCATTACCACGTACAACATCTCAAACCTCCATTCCTGGTTCAGGAACATCATCAAAATCTGGAGGGAAAAATACATTTGTTATATGTGAAATTTGCGACGGTTATATTAAG gATCTTGAGCAACTAAGAAATCACATGCAATGGAttcataaagtaaaaatacatCCAAAGATGATTTATAATAGACCTCCATTGAACTGCCAAAAATGTCAATTCCGATTTTTCACAGATCAG GGTTTGGAAAGACATTTGCTTGGATCTCATGGACTCGTTACGTCCAGTATGCAAGAAGCAGCAAATAGAGGAAAAGATGCTGGTCGTTGTCCAGCATGTGGCAGA GTATACCAatggaaattattaaatcatgtTGCACGGGATCATGGGATGACATTAAAACCCGCGCATTTATCGTATAAATGTACAGTTTGCACTGCCACATTTGGGATgtataaacaatttgaaaaTCATGTATACTCAGCGCATAGCGTTGTCGCCAAGAGAGTAatggataaaaagaatacacCATCGTCTCCGTCATCAAGATCAAATGATTCTCTTTTGAAACCGTTGAAGATAAATGacgaaataacaataattccaCAACCAGCAAAACCTACAACTAGATCTGGCACATCTCAGGGCAGAAGCAAATAG